The following DNA comes from Chryseobacterium gallinarum.
CACTCATTTTATAGAAGATTTTACGCATTATGACGGGCAGTTCTGGGGAACCCTGAAAAATCTGATGTTTAAACCCGGTGCTCTCACCAGAACTTACCTTGAAGGGAAAAGACAAAAGTTTGTACCTCCTGTAAAACTGTATATTTTTGTCAGCTTTATCACCTTTTTTGTTTTTGCGCTTTTTCCTTTGGTAACTATTAATTTCAACAATAATAAAAATAACGGGGATCCGGATAAAGCCAGCATCTTCAAGAAAATAAAGGCCCTCGACACGAAGAAAATAACAGATAGCATTAAAGCTGACGCGATATTGACCCAAGAAGATTCTGCCACCATCAAAACCCTTGGAGCATTACCGGATTCAGCTAAAATAGATGATCTGCAGAATGCCCTTGAAATGGATGAAAAAATAGATAAGGACGTCTTATACCGCGGTTATAAAACGAGAGAATCCTATGACTCGGCAGCAGCTAAAAACCCATCGGCTTTTGATTTTATCCAAACGCCTTTAGCACATAAATTTTTTGAACTCAAAGAGAAAGGCGTTACAAAAGCTGAAATTGTCAAGAGCCTG
Coding sequences within:
- a CDS encoding DUF3667 domain-containing protein — translated: MSHGKIREEKTCLNCGHQVEERYCPHCGQENIETRQPFYYLFTHFIEDFTHYDGQFWGTLKNLMFKPGALTRTYLEGKRQKFVPPVKLYIFVSFITFFVFALFPLVTINFNNNKNNGDPDKASIFKKIKALDTKKITDSIKADAILTQEDSATIKTLGALPDSAKIDDLQNALEMDEKIDKDVLYRGYKTRESYDSAAAKNPSAFDFIQTPLAHKFFELKEKGVTKAEIVKSLSETSFHNLPKALFIYLPLFAFFLWIFHNKKRWWYFDHGIFTLHYFSFLLLNILFVFLIAKLASLTDIGILNSILYLLLCVLLIYIIAYFFIAHRRVYHTHGIVSFIIGGILFTLNFFTFMILVAGLALISFLMIH